The genomic stretch CGTGGCCGGTCACGCCGGGATCGCCGCGGTGATCGAGGGGGCGCAGGGCATGTTCCCCGGCCTCGTGTTCACCCCGGGCGAGGTCCACGAGGCCCACCACCACATCGCCAGGTTCACCTGGCACCTCGGCCCCGCGGGCGGGGAGCCGGTCGTGGTCGGCTTCGACGTGGTGGAGCTGGCCGAGGACGGCAGGATCCGCAAGGTCCTCGGCTTCCTCGACAAGGTCCCCACCGCCTGACCCCGAAACCAAGGCCCCGGTCACCCCGGGGCCTTCGCGTGTCCGTTGTGCGGGAAAACGATTTGCGGGGACCGCAGCTTCCGCCGGACAATCGGACCTCGTGCCCGATCGAGCAAGACGCCTTCTTCGTCACCTTTCCATCGACCTGAGCCCGCTGCGCGATTCACGTGACTATCGCCTGCTGTTCGGGGCCGGGGTCATCACGATGTTCGGCACGTTCATCACCCTGGTGGCGGTGCCGTACCAGATGAAGGAGCTGACGGACTCCTACCTCGCGGTCGGGCTGGTGAGCCTGGCGGAGTTCGTGCCGATGGTGGTGTGCGGCCTGTGGGGCGGCGCCCTCGCCGACGCCCTGGACCGCCGTAAGATCATCGTCCTGAGCGAGCTGGGCCTTCTGGTCACCTCGGCCGCTCTCATGGTCAACGCGCTGCTACCGGACCCCAAGGTCTGGGTCCTCTACGTGGTGGGCGCGATCTCGACCGGCATCGCCTGCCTGCAGCGGCCCAGCATGGAGGCGGTGTTCCAGCAGGTCGTCAAGCACGAACACCAGGGCGCGGCGGCGGTGCTGGCGAGCCTGCGCTGGAACTTCGGCGCCATCGTGGCCCCGGCCCTGGGCGGCCTGCTGGTGACCACGGCCGGCACGGCGACCGCGTACGGCGTGGACGCGGTCACGTTCCTGCTGTCGCTGGCGCTGCTGTGGCGGATCAGATCCCTGCCGCCCGCCGAGGTCGCCACGCCCGCCTCGCTGAAGTCGCTGGTCGAGGGGGTGCGCTACGCCGTGGGGCGCAGTGACCTGATGGGGACGTACCTGGTGGACATCGCGGCCATGGTGTTCGCGATGGGGACGGCGTTGTTCCCCTTCCTGGCTGACGAACTGCACGCGCCGCAGGCGCTCGGGATGCTCTACTCGGCCGCCGCGGTCGGCGCGCTGATCGCCTCTCTCACCGGCGGCTGGACGGCGCGGGTGCAGCGGCACGGCATCGGCGTGATCGTCGCCGCGACGCTGTGGGGCGTGGCGGTCGCCCTGACCGGCCTGGCCCCGGACGTGTGGCTGGTCTTCGTCTGCATCGCGCTGGCGGGCGCCGCCGACATGGTCAGCGGCATCTTCCGGATGACGATGTGGAACCAGACGATCCCGCGCGAGCTGCGCGGGCGCCTCGCCGGCATCGAGCTCCTCTCGTACGCCAGCGGCCCGATGCTCGGCAACACCCGGGCGAGCCTGATGGCCAACCTCGGCGGCACCCGCTTCTCACTGAGCGCGGGCGGCCTGCTGTGCGTCGCCGCCGTGCTGGGGCTGGCCGCGGCTCTGCCGAAGTTCCGCCGCTACGACGCCAGGACGGACGAGCACGCCCTGGCGGAAAAGGCCCGCCGTGAGGAGCCGGCGGCACAGGATGCCAGCGCCTAACCGCGATTCTCGGCCCGGGCGAACACCCGCAACGCCTCGGCGTCGGAGTAGACACTGGTCACGTACTCCCCCACCCACTCCTGGATCTCCTCGAACCCGCTCTCGGCGGCCAGCCGCTCCCCCACCCTGGCCGCAGCGAGGGGCGTCCACCGCAGACTGACCGCGCCGCTCTCCCCATCCAGCAACGCCCAGTGCGCCACACCGCCCCTCCCGTAGGGCATGCCGACCGATCCCGGGTTGACGACCAGCACCCGATCGGCCAGCCGCACGAACGGCATGTGCGTGTTGCCCAGCACCACGGTTTCGGCCGTCTCGCCCGCCAGCACGTCAGCCCACCGTTCCAGCGAGCTGTCGACCAGGATCACCTCCTCGTCGCTGCGCGGCGTGGCGTGCACGAACAAGGTCGCACCGAGCCGCCCGAGCTCGACCACCTGCCGCGCCGGCAACCCGGCCAGCAACTCGACCTGATCGCCCCGCAACCGCTCCCCCGCCCACTGAGTGACCGCACGAGGATGCGCCTTCCCCCGGGCCACCTCCACGAGCTCCCTGTCGGCGTTCCCGCTCACCCACAGCGCCCGTTCCTCCAGCGCCACGAGCACATCCAGCGTCTCCACCGGCATCGGTCCCGCCGCCATGTCCCCGGTCAGCACGATGAGGTCGGCGGTTGCCACGTCGGGCTCGGCCAGCACGGCTTCGAGCGCGGGCAGCACACCATGGATGTCGGACAGCACGGCGACTCGCATGCCGCCACTCTGCCCCGATCGTGGCCGCGATGGGAGAGCCGTTCGCGCCCAACGAACGACTCTCTAAGTATCCGTCCATTCACCTGGCGTGAGGGGATTAGATTGGTAGCGTTGCAGCATGACGGCCGAAGCGGTGATCCAAGAGATGACGTCTTCCTCGCTGCCTGACTGGGTCTTCCCGCCACCCGGGGGCTTCACAGCCGAAGATCTCGATCACATTCCGGATTTGCCTGCGCACACAGAGTTGATTGATGGAAGCTTGGTCTTCGTGAGCCCCCAAGCCTCCTTCCACACCAAGATTCTCGATGTCCTCGTCCCTGCCCTGCGCCAGTCCGCCCCAGAGAATCTTCGCGTGCGTCGCGAGATGAGCGTCATCCTCGCCGAAGATCAACGCCCAGAGCCTGATCTCATCGTGGTCAACGCCGAGGCGGTGCGCGACGACGATAGTGAGACTTTCTACGAGGCCAAGGACGTGGTGCTCGCCGTCGAGGTCGTCTCTCCGGAGTCCACGACCCGCGATCGTCACCGTAAGCCGGTGCTCTACGCCGAAGCTGGCATCCCGCATTTCTGGCGGGTGGAGAAGGACTCAGGCAAGCCCGTGGCATATGTCTACACGCTCGACCCCGCCACCAGGTCTTACGCCCTCACGGGTGCCCACTACGAATCACTGAAGCTGACCGTCCCCTTCGACATCGCCATCGACCTCACCGAGATCAGCAAGTTCTAAGGCTCAGCCCGCTTCCCGCCACCCGTCGTGCTGCTCCGCCAGCTGGTCCACCTTCGCCAGCGCATCCTCGCCGAGCCCTTCGATGACGACCACCCACTGCGCGTCCTCGGCGTCGTCCTCCCCGGCGAGCGTCTCTCGCACGACCCGCGGCATCCCGAGCTCAGGGAACCACTCGGCCAGCGTCTCAGCGACCTCCTCGGCGTCTTCTCGCTCGCCGAACACCAGTAGCTGCCTCATGAGACCGCATTCTGCCAGTCGACCACGTACGCGATGAACCGAGCGCCGGCGCACGCCTTGTGATCGACCGGACCTGGTCGTCTTCGCGATCTCGCCGAGATCGAGAACATGGAGGGCCGGCACGGCATCCGCCGTACCGGCCCTTTCACCGGTTCAGGCGCTCCGCAGCTGAGCCCCCACGCGATCGGCCGCCATGGCCACCGCCGCGTCCCGCGCCGCCGTCGTCTCCTCCACCGTCAACGTACGGTCAGCCGCCCGGAACCGCATCGTGTAGGCGAGCGACTTGTTCCCCTCGCCCACCTGCTCGCCGGCGTAGACGTCGAACAGCCGGATCGACTCCAGCAGCTCCCCCGCCCCGTCGCGCAGGGCCGACTCCACGTCCGCCACCGGCGTGAAGTCCGGCACGATCAACGCCACGTCCTGCGTGGCCACCGGATACGACGACACGGCAGGCGCGTCGACGGGCCCCGGCATGGCCGGCTCCAGGCGAGACAGCTCCAGCTCCATCGCAGCGGTGCGCGGCGGCAGCCCGTACGCCTCGATCACGCGCGGGTGCAGCTCGCCCGCGTGCCCGACGAGCGTGTCGCCCACGTACAGTGCGGCGCAGCGCCCCGGGTGCCAGGGCTCGTGCTGGTCGGCGGTGACCGACAGCTCGAGCCGTGCCTCGGCCGCCACCAGCCGCGCGGCCTGCACCGCGTCGGCCCACGTGGCCTGACGGCCGCCGCCCCACCAGCCGGACCGCTCGAACTCGCCGGCCAGCACGACCGCGACCCGCACCGGCTGGTCGGGCAGCGCGGCCTCGATCGAGGCCAGCTCCTCGGGGGTCGGCCGGCGTTCGACGCCGAGCACCGGAGCGACGTTGGGGGCGCCTTCCCGCGGCCGGTAGACGGCCCCGGTCTCGAACAGCGCCACGTCGGTGAAGCCGCGCCCGACGTTGCGTACCAGGGTCTTGAGCAGGCCCGGCAGCAGCGTGGTGCGCATCAGCGGCTCGTCCTCCGACAGCGGGTTGGCCAGCCGCATGGCGTGGCGTCGCGCGTCCTCGGCGGGCAGCAACAGGCGGTCGAAGTCGTCGGCGCTGATGAAGGGGTAGCTGAGCACCTCGACGTAGCCGCCTTCGGCCAGCGCCCGGCCGACTCGCCTGCGCAGCCGCTGCCCCTCGGTGAGCCCGGCCCCGGCCGGAGCGCTGGGCAGCACCGACGGCAGAGTGTCGTAGCCCTCCAGCCGGATGATCTCTTCGGCCAGGTCGTTGGGGTCGGTGAGGTCGGGCCGCCAGGACGGCGGCGTCACCGTGATCATGTCGTCGCCGTTGACGGCCAGCTTGGCCGCCAGCGCGCCTCCGGTCACGACCCCGGTCGGGTCGACGCCGCCCGTGCGCACCGCGGGGTCGTTGCCGTCCACGACGACGCAGCCGACCTGCCGCAGCCGGGCGACCACGGTGTCCTTCGAGTACGGGACCCCGGCCACGACACTCGGGTAGCCGGACGGGATCGCGATGCGCGGCGGCGACACCTCGACCTGGGCATGCGTGACCCCGGGCTGGACGGTCGCGCCGCCGAGCTCGGCCAGCAGCTGCACGGCCCGCCAGGAGGCGACGAGCGGCAGCTCCCGGTCAACTCCGCGCTCGAACCGCTTGGACGACTCGGACACCAAACCGTGCCTGCGGGACTCGCGTGAGATGCCGGTGGCGGAGAAGTGCGCGGCCTCGATCACGATGTCGGTGGACTCGTCGGAGATCTCAGTGGCAAGCCCGCCCATGGTGCCCGCCATCGAGATCGGCCCCGACCGGTCGGTGATGAGGATGTCGTCGGGGTCGAGCTCACGGACGACATGGTCGAGCGTCTCCAGGCGCTCGCCCGGCTGGGCCCGGCGTACGACGATCTCGCCGTTGAGCTTGGCCCGGTCGAACGCGTGCAGCGGCTGCCCGAGCTCCAGCATCAGGTAGTTGGTGATGTCGACCGCCAGCGACACCGGCCGCATGCCGGCCCGCGTGAGGCGGGTCCGCATCCAGAGCGGGCTGGGCGCGGCGGGGTCGAAGCCGGTGACCTCGCGCAGCACGAACCGGTCGCAGGCGGTCGGGTCGGCGATCGAGGCCGGCCACACCGTGCCGGTCTCGGCGGGAGGCTCGAGGTCGGCGGGGTCGCGGAAGGCCACACCGAACGCGGTCGCCGCCTCCCGTGCCACGCCCCGGATCGACAGCGCGTAGCCGATGTCGGGCGTGATCTCCAGCTCGATCACGTCGTCGCGCAGGCCGAGCAGCTCGACCACGTCGGCGCCGATCGGCGTGTCCGGCGGCAGCACCATGATGCCGGCGTGCTCGTCGCTCAGACCGAGCTCCCGCTCGGAGCAGATCATGCCCTCGGACATGCGCCCGTACGTCTTGCGCGCCCCGACCTCGAACCCGCCGGGCAGCACGCCGCCGGGCAGGACGACGGGCACGCGATCGCCGGCCTCGAAGTTGGTGGCGCCGCAGACGATCTCGCGGGGCGTCGCCTCACCGGTCTCGACCTTGCAGTGCCTGATCGGCTTCTTGAAGCCGGTCAGCTCCTCGATCTCCAGCACCTCGCCGACCACGACGTTCTTGACGTCGTGGCCGTGCGAGGTGATCGACTCGAGCTTGAGCCCGGCCATGGTGAGCTTGTCGGCCACCTCGTGGGCGGTGACCGCCGGGAGATCGACGTACTCCCGCAGCCAGGAAAGCGGGACCTTCATCAGATCTCCATTCCGAACGGGAGCGTGAAGCGCACGTCTCCTTCGATCATGTCTCGCATGTCCTCGGCGTTGTGGCGGAACATCAGGGTCCGCTCGATGCCCATGCCGAACGCGAACCCGGAGTAGCGCGAAGGGTCCACCCCGCACGCGACGAGCACGCGCGGGTTGACCATGCCGCAGCCGCCCCACTCGATCCAGCCCTCCGACTTGCACGTGCGGCAGGGCGGGTTGCCGGGGATCGCCGAGGCGCCGCGGCAGACGAAGCACTTGAGGTCCATCTCGGCGGACGGCTCGGTGAACGGGAAGTAGTTGGGCCGGAACCGGGTCGTGATGCCCTTGCCGAACATCACCTCGGCGAACCGGTCGAGCGTGCCCTTGAGGTGGGCCATCGTCAGGCCCTCGTCCACGGCCAGCCCCTCGGTCTGGTGGAAGACCGGCGTGTGGGTGGCGTCGAGCTCGTCGGTGCGGAACGTCTTGCCCGGCGAGATCACGTAGACCGGCAGGTCACGCTGGAGCAGCGCGCGGATCTGCACCGGCGAGGTCTGCGTGCGCAGCACCATGCCCGACTCGGTGGAGCCCACGAAGAACGTGTCGTGGTCGGAGCGGGCCGGGTGGTCCTTGGCGATGTTGAGCGCGTCGAAGTTGAACCACTCGCCTTCGAGCTCGGGCCCCTCGGCCACTTCGTAGCCCATGGCGATGAACGCGTCGGCGATGCGCTCCTGCAGCGTGGTCAGCGGGTGGCGGGCGCCGCGCGGCCGCCGGTCCCAGGGCAGGGTGACGTCGACGGTCTCCTCGACGAGCACCCGCGCGTCGCGCTCGGCCTCCAGCTCGGCCTGGCGGGCGGCGAGCGCCTCGTTGATCGCCTTGCGGGTGGTGCCGACGCGCTTGCCGGCCTCGGCGCGGGCGGCCGGCGGCAGGGTGCCGATCTCGCGGTTGGCCAGGGCGATGGGCGAGCGGTCGCCCGCGTGCGCCAACCTGGCCTGCTTGAGTGCGTCGAGGCTGTCGGCCGCCTTGATCGCCGCGATGGCGTCGGCCTCCATGCGCGACACCTCGTCGGCATGCAGCGGTGTCACCTCGACGGGGTCGTAGTCAGACAAGAGTGAGCTCCGTATCCAGGGCTTGAGCGGAAATGAGTCTAGTGGCGTCGGCCCACCGGACCCGAATCCCGTGATTTCCGCGTTTCAGGCAGAAGTGGCGAAGTCGGGCGTGCCGGTGGGCACGGTAAATCGAAACTCCGCCCCGCCCTCGGGCGCGCGCTGCACGGTGATGGTGCCACCGTGCGCCTCGACCAGGCCCTTGACGATGAACAGCCCGAGCCCGGTGCCGCCGCGCCTGCGGCTGTTGCCGCCCCGCCAGAACTGCCGGAAGACGCGCGGGGCCAGCTCGGGCTCGATGCCCTCGCCCTCATCGCGCACCGACACGGCAACTCCCCATCCGACGGACTCGATCTCCATGGTCACAGTGCCGCGCCCATGGCGCAGCGCATTTTCTACTAGGTTACCCAGAATCTGGTCGATCTTGTCCTGGTCAAGCCACATCTCGGGCAGGTCGTCGCCCACGATCAGACGGAAGCGCTCCTCCGGCTCGCCCGCCGCGACCCGGCCCGCGATGAGCCTGCGCGCCCTGGCGGGGAGATCGACGACCTGGCGGCGCACCTCCAGCCGCCCGGACTCGATGCGGGAGACGTCGAGCAGCTCGGTGATGAGCCGGGTGACGCGGTCGGCGTCGTTGTTGACCGTCTCGAGCATGACGCGCTTCTGCTCGTCGGTGAACCGCTCCCACTTGGCCAGCATGGTCGCGGTGAAGCCTTTGACGCTGGTCAGCGGCGAGCGCAGCTCGTGGGCCACCGTGGAGACCAGGTCGGCACGGCTGCGCTCCAGCCGGGCGCGGGCGCCGCCGTCGCGCAGGGTGATCGCGACGCGCTCGACCTCACCGCCGCGCTCCGGCTCGCGTACGAGCCGCGCCGTGACGTGGAGCTCCTGCCCGCCCGGCAGGTGCAGCGGCCGCTCCGGCACCCTGCTGCGCGTGCGCAGCCCGCACTCGGGGTCGAGTGCCTTCCACCAGTCGCGCCCGTCGTGGTCGCGGAAGGGGAACACGTCGTTCATGTGCCCGCCGACCGCGCGCTCCATGGAGACGCCGGTGAGCCGGGCGGCGGCCCGGTTGACGGCCAGCACGCACCCATATCGGTCCGTCACGATGAGGCCGTCGGGAAGGTCGTCGATGGCTATCGTGCACGCGGCGGCCACTACTTTTCCGTCGGTTTCCGCACCGTGCACGACCTCGCCTCCTCCGCCTACAACGCCGACAATAGCGGGTTTCCGGCCGCCTAGGGCACTCGCTGAGCCCTAGCGGAGGAGTAAAGGCATACCGCCGCCGCGGTGGCCAGGTTGAGGCTTTCAGCCTGTCCGTAGATGGGCACTCTGACCACATCATCCGCTTCGGCCAGTATCTCCTCCGGCAGTCCCCAGGCCTCGTTGCCGAAGATCCACGCGGTGGGACCCGACAGATCGACGTCGTCGAGCGTGTGCTTGCCCGCGCCGTCGGCCGCCAGCACCCGCAAGCCTCGCTCCTTCAGTTGACGCACGGCTGGGCTCACGGGTGCACCGATGACGACGGGCAAATGAAATATGCTGCCGACGCTGGCGCGCACGCACTTGCCGTTGTACGGGTCCACGGAGGCGTCGGTGAAGACCACCGCGTCCGCGCCGGCGGCGTCGGCCGCCCGCATGACGGTCCCGGCGTTGCCCGGGTCGCGGACGTGGGCGAGCACCGCCACCAGCCGCGGCGCCTCCTTCAGCGCCTCGTCCAAGGGGATGTGGATGAGTTTGCAGACCGCCAGCAGCCCTTGCGGGGTGACGGTCTGGGACAGCTCGGCCATGACCTCGCCGCTGGCGCGGTGCACGGGCACGCCCTTGAGCGTGGCCTCGGTGATCAGCTCGGGGTAACGCAGCTCAGCCTCGGCCGTGCTGAAGAGCTCCAGGGTGACGCCGTCGAGCCGCAGCGCCTCGCGTACCGCCTGTGGGCCCTCGGCCAGGAACTTGCGGTCCTGCTCCCGGAACGCGCGCTTGGTGAGCCGCCTGGCGGCCTTCACCCGCGGCGACTTCACGTTGGTCAGCTCGGACCCGGCCATGCTCTCCCCCTGTGGATACGGCAAAGGGCCCACCGTAAGCCGGTGGGCCCCCTCAGTGGTGCTTCAGCTCGCGGCCGGAGCGTTCACGTTCGCCGGGAGCGCCTTCTTGGCGGCTTCGACGAGCGTGGCAAAGGTCTGGATGTCGTTCACCGCGAGATCGGCGAGGATCTTGCGGTCGACCTCGATGTTGGCCAGGCGCAGGCCCTGGATCAGGCGGTTGTACGTCATGCCGTTCTGGCGGGCCGCGGCGTTGATCCGCTGGATCCAGAGACGGCGGAACGCGCCCTTGCGGTCCTTACGGTCCCGGTAGGCGTACGTCATCGAGTGGAGCATCTGCTCCTTGGCCTTGCGGTACAGCCGCGACCGCTGGCCACGGTAACCGGTGGCCCGTTCGAGGACGACCTTGCGCTTCTTCTTGGCGTTGAGCGCCCGCTTCACGCGTGCCATGTTTCTTCTCCCCGGGGAAAGTTCGCGCTACTTGGCGAGCAGCTTCTTGATCTTCTTGGAATCGGCGTCGGAAAGGACGACTTCATTCTTGAGACGGCGCGTCAGCGTGGACGACTTCCACTCGTTGTAGTGGGCGCGATTAGCACGGCGACGCTTGATCTTGCCGGTGCCGGTGAGCCGGAACCGCTTCTTCGCACCACTGTGCGTCTTCATCTTCGGCATGTCGCCGTCTCTCCTCATTTCGGTCGTGCCGGTGGCCGGGCCGGTGCTGGCCGACCCGGTCGCGGCGTCTTTCGTCTGCCGGTGGCTCAATTGGGGCGCTTTGTAAGGCTAACCCCAACCGGGGGTCATCCTTCCTGTACGGAAGCGTCCTCGCTGCCACGCTGTGCCTTGGCTGCGGCCTTTTCGGCCTTGGCCTCGGCCTTCTTCTTGTGCGGACCGATCACCATGATCATGTTACGGCCGTCCTGCTTGGCGTGGGACTCCACGAAACCGAGCTCCTGGACGTCGTCCGCGAGGCGCTGCAGCAGCCGGAAACCGAGCTCCGGCCGGGACTGCTCGCGTCCGCGGAACATGATCGTGACTTTGACCTTGTCTCCCGCCTTGAGGAACCGCACCACGTGACCCTTCTTGGTCTCGTAGTCGTGCGGGTCGATCTTCGGCCGGAGCTTGATCTCCTTGATGATCGTGTGCGCCTGATTCTTGCGCGCCTCGCGCGCCTTCATCGCGGACTCGTACTTGAACTTGCCGTAGTCCATGAGCTTGCACACGGGCGGTCGAGCCGTGGCCGCGACCTCGACCAGGTCGAGGTCGGCCTCCTGGGCGAGCTTCAGTGCATCGTGAATCGAGACGATGCCTACCTGCTCGCCGTTCGGGCCCACGAGGCGAACCTCGGGAACTCGGATACGCTCGTTGATGCGGGGCTCAGTGCTGATGGGGCCTCCTAGGTTTGCGATCCCTACGTGCTCGTCGTGCCGAGGGCCTTTCCGCGCTCCCTAACGCGAAAAGCCCCGCACGTCGCGCATGCGGGGCCACTGAGCTCTGTGGCTTTCGTGGCCTCGAGCTCCCCGGAGTAGTCCGGCGTGATCCTGGACCCGGCCACCTTTCGGCGACTCGGGTGGGAGGGAGACCTCCGCTTGCGCGTCCAGCAGTGCATGCCGGACCGATCAGAGAGCTACATTACCACAACCACACAGCATCCTCGAATCTTCCCTGCTGGCCGGACACTTTTCTCTAGGATTCTGTCCAGGAAAATAGTCAGAAGGGGGTCTTATGACAGCAGAACCGCTCGAAGCGACCAAATGGCAGCTGCAGGAGGCCAAGCAGCGCTTCAGTGAGGTCGTCCGCAGAGCGCATGACGAAGGGCCGCAGATCGTCATGCGGCACGGGCGGGACGTGGCGGTGATCCTCGACATGGAGGAATATCGCCGGCTCAAGAGGCAGGAGCCCAAGCCGGACTTCAAGGAGTTCCTGCTCTCGGGGCCTGACCTGAGTGGACTCGACCTCACCCGCGATACGAGCACCGAGATGCGGGAGATCGACTTCGAGGGCATCGAATGAGCTACATTCTCGACACCAACATCGTGTCCGAGATGACCAAGCGCGTCAGGGACGACAACGTGCAGGCATGGCTCGACACCATCACCGGGCACAGTCTTTACCTCAGCGTCATGGTGTTCGGCGAGATCCGCAAGGGCGTCGAGTTGCTACGCCGCCGTGATCCGGCGCAGGCGGTCGGCTTCGACGGCTGGCTCGACCGCCTCCAGCGCGAGTTCAGGACCCGGATCCTGCCGATCACCACCGCCGTGGCGGAGGAATGGGGGCGGCTGCACGCGATGCGACCGCTCCCGATCGTCGACGGCCTCATCGCCGCCACAGCACGGACGCATGGCTGGACACTTGTGACTCGCAACGTGAAGGACTTCGCCGGGCTAGACGTGAAAATGATCAACCCGTTTGAGAAGTCCTTCTGAGGATCTCCGCCTCGCCGGCCGTACGCATCGCCTCCACCGGCACATCCGCCCGGCCGGTCATCAGCTCCACCTGCCGCACCGCCTGATGCAGCAACATCGCGAACCCGCCGACCACGGTGCCGCCCGCCGCCCGCACGGCCGACGCGGCGGTGGTCGGCCAGGGTGAGTAGACCACGTCGAAGAGTGCGGGCACGCCGTGCAGCCGGTCGGCGAAGGCGTCGGCGGCGCCGCTCGGCAGCGTGGACACCACCAGGTCCACCCCGGTGAGCGCGTCGAGCTTGTCGAACGTCTCCACCGCCAGCGCCACGCCGAGCCGCTCCGCCACCTCCGCCGTCTCGCCCGCCCGCGCCGGGTCGCGTACCAGCAGGGTCGCCGAGAACAGCCCGAGGTTGCGCAGGGCCGCCAGCGTGGAAGCCGCGGTGGCTCCTCCGCCCAGCACGGTGGCCGACCGCGGCGCGGGCACCCCGGCCTCGGCCAGCGCCTGCTCGATGCCGTAGACGTCGGTGTTGTCGCCGTGCCGCAGCCCGTCGCGGAACACCACCGTGTTCGCGCCGCCGACCTCGACGGCGAGCTCTGAGACGGAGTCGAGCAGCGGCAGCACCGCCCGCTTGAGCGGCATGGTCAGCGACAGCCCCGCCCAGGCGTCGTCACCGTCCTCGTGGCCCTGCCCGCGCACGGGTGTCAGCTCGCGCAGCAGGCCCGGCAGCCGCGCCTCGTCGCATTCGAACGCCTCGTAGCTCCACCCGTCCAGGCCCATCGCCTGATAGGCGGCTCTGTGCAGGTAGGGCGAGAGCGAATGGGCGATGGGCGACCCCAACACGGCGGCTCGCATCCGCACTCCTTCCGAACGAACACGACGACCCTATCGCCAACTCCCGCACCGCACGGCCAGCCCCGCGGCACCGATGGATGGAAGACCGGGGGGCTGCACGCAGCGGAGCCGCTCGGCCGCCCACCCGTGTCGGCGGGTGGGCGGTGCGAGGCGGCCAGGCCCCCCAGCGCGAGCGGATGGACGCCGGTCAGCCGCCGTTCCTCCGGTACTCGGCGAGAAGCGCCTGCCTCTGAGCCTCTGTTGAGGCGAACTTGGTGACGTTGCTCTTGGGGTCAGTGGCGACGAACCAGAGCCAGTCCCCCTTCGCCGGGTTCAGCGCCGCCTCGAGGGCATGATCGCCGGGGTTCACGATCGGTCCGGGCGGCAGGCCCTCGTTCCGATAGGTGTTGTAGGGGTGCTTGGTCTTCGTCTCCGCGAACGTGGCAGCCGTGCCGTACTTGCCGAGCGCGTACATGACCGTGCTGTCCATCTCCAGCTTCATCTGCGGCTTGCGCTCGAGCCGGTTGTAGATGACGCGGGCGATCTTCGGCATGTCCTCCGTCCGGCCGGCCTCGGCCTGGACGATGCTCGCGATGACGACGATCTCGTGCGGCGTGTGGCCGAGCGCCTTGGCACCGCCTTGGAGATCCACCTTCTCGGCTGTCTGGTTGAACCTCTGCACCATCTGCGCCAGCATCTGCGCCGGGGTGGTCTTGGGCTGGAAGTCGTACGTGGCCGGGAAGGCGTACCCTTCCAGCTTGCCCTTGGCGTAGGACGGCAGGTCCAACTCGCCGACGTCCTTGGCGGCGGCGGTGAATTCCTTGACGGGCTTGCCGGTCGCCTTGGCGAGGGTGGTCAGGGTGTCCGACAGGCGCAGCCCTTCCTTGATCGTCACCTTGTCGAGCAGCCGGTTCCCCGGGACGAGCATCCCCACGGCGCTGGCCGCCGACATCTGCTTACGCAGCTTGTACGACCCTGGCTGTAGCTTGTCGCTCATACCGGCGTTGGCGATCGCGTTGGTGAAGGCCCTGGCGCTGGCGACGACCCCCTGCCGCTCCAGCTCCTCGGCCACCTCCGAGGCGTTCTGCCCGTCCTTGATCTCGATGACCACCTCACCGGCGCCCTGGCCGGTGTAGTCATCGGGTACGAGAGCGTCGCTGAGCCAGAGGTAGCCGTAGTATCCACCGCCGCCGATGATGCCTGCCAACACGACGAAGGCGAGCAGCGGTGCCAGGAATCGGCCCCGGTTGCGGCGCCTGCGCCGCCTGCGGCCGTTGCCGCGTTTGCCGGAGCCCCGGGTACGGCGCCGCGTCTGACCTTCGTCGTCCTCGGCGCCGAGCAGCGTGTTCAGATCGAGATCGTTCATAGGTTCGCTGGCCAATCTCCCGGTACAGCCGGCCAGGAGTCAAGCGGAAGTGCCCAACCGGCAGGGGTTACCGAG from Nonomuraea polychroma encodes the following:
- a CDS encoding nuclear transport factor 2 family protein; translated protein: MESTLVERYIAAWNETDADARAKAVAEVWTEDATYTDPLADVAGHAGIAAVIEGAQGMFPGLVFTPGEVHEAHHHIARFTWHLGPAGGEPVVVGFDVVELAEDGRIRKVLGFLDKVPTA
- a CDS encoding MFS transporter, which gives rise to MPDRARRLLRHLSIDLSPLRDSRDYRLLFGAGVITMFGTFITLVAVPYQMKELTDSYLAVGLVSLAEFVPMVVCGLWGGALADALDRRKIIVLSELGLLVTSAALMVNALLPDPKVWVLYVVGAISTGIACLQRPSMEAVFQQVVKHEHQGAAAVLASLRWNFGAIVAPALGGLLVTTAGTATAYGVDAVTFLLSLALLWRIRSLPPAEVATPASLKSLVEGVRYAVGRSDLMGTYLVDIAAMVFAMGTALFPFLADELHAPQALGMLYSAAAVGALIASLTGGWTARVQRHGIGVIVAATLWGVAVALTGLAPDVWLVFVCIALAGAADMVSGIFRMTMWNQTIPRELRGRLAGIELLSYASGPMLGNTRASLMANLGGTRFSLSAGGLLCVAAVLGLAAALPKFRRYDARTDEHALAEKARREEPAAQDASA
- a CDS encoding metallophosphoesterase family protein, with product MRVAVLSDIHGVLPALEAVLAEPDVATADLIVLTGDMAAGPMPVETLDVLVALEERALWVSGNADRELVEVARGKAHPRAVTQWAGERLRGDQVELLAGLPARQVVELGRLGATLFVHATPRSDEEVILVDSSLERWADVLAGETAETVVLGNTHMPFVRLADRVLVVNPGSVGMPYGRGGVAHWALLDGESGAVSLRWTPLAAARVGERLAAESGFEEIQEWVGEYVTSVYSDAEALRVFARAENRG
- a CDS encoding Uma2 family endonuclease gives rise to the protein MTAEAVIQEMTSSSLPDWVFPPPGGFTAEDLDHIPDLPAHTELIDGSLVFVSPQASFHTKILDVLVPALRQSAPENLRVRREMSVILAEDQRPEPDLIVVNAEAVRDDDSETFYEAKDVVLAVEVVSPESTTRDRHRKPVLYAEAGIPHFWRVEKDSGKPVAYVYTLDPATRSYALTGAHYESLKLTVPFDIAIDLTEISKF
- a CDS encoding phenylalanine--tRNA ligase subunit beta produces the protein MKVPLSWLREYVDLPAVTAHEVADKLTMAGLKLESITSHGHDVKNVVVGEVLEIEELTGFKKPIRHCKVETGEATPREIVCGATNFEAGDRVPVVLPGGVLPGGFEVGARKTYGRMSEGMICSERELGLSDEHAGIMVLPPDTPIGADVVELLGLRDDVIELEITPDIGYALSIRGVAREAATAFGVAFRDPADLEPPAETGTVWPASIADPTACDRFVLREVTGFDPAAPSPLWMRTRLTRAGMRPVSLAVDITNYLMLELGQPLHAFDRAKLNGEIVVRRAQPGERLETLDHVVRELDPDDILITDRSGPISMAGTMGGLATEISDESTDIVIEAAHFSATGISRESRRHGLVSESSKRFERGVDRELPLVASWRAVQLLAELGGATVQPGVTHAQVEVSPPRIAIPSGYPSVVAGVPYSKDTVVARLRQVGCVVVDGNDPAVRTGGVDPTGVVTGGALAAKLAVNGDDMITVTPPSWRPDLTDPNDLAEEIIRLEGYDTLPSVLPSAPAGAGLTEGQRLRRRVGRALAEGGYVEVLSYPFISADDFDRLLLPAEDARRHAMRLANPLSEDEPLMRTTLLPGLLKTLVRNVGRGFTDVALFETGAVYRPREGAPNVAPVLGVERRPTPEELASIEAALPDQPVRVAVVLAGEFERSGWWGGGRQATWADAVQAARLVAAEARLELSVTADQHEPWHPGRCAALYVGDTLVGHAGELHPRVIEAYGLPPRTAAMELELSRLEPAMPGPVDAPAVSSYPVATQDVALIVPDFTPVADVESALRDGAGELLESIRLFDVYAGEQVGEGNKSLAYTMRFRAADRTLTVEETTAARDAAVAMAADRVGAQLRSA